The following is a genomic window from Anopheles aquasalis chromosome 3, idAnoAquaMG_Q_19, whole genome shotgun sequence.
AACTGCACAACCAGCTGCAAACGATTAGTGAGCTGTTAGGTGAGTTCCACTTCCGTCGCTTCCGCTGCCAACTGTCCAAGACATCATTCATCTTCAGTGAGTGTCATCCATACAGATAGCAACGCGACGCACGGTGCGGAAGAGCTGGATGATCCTCCGAATTACGAGGCACCCCCGGATTACGATGAAATCATCAAGATCGGCATGGATGAGGAGATGGGAAAGGGTAAGCGGCGCCGCCAttcgtcatcggcatcgggtAGGCGAAGCCGGATGAGACGATCACGCCGACCAAGCAATACCTCGCTGGATGCGAGCAATCCGATCCTCGAAGTACAACTGCCACCGGAAACGGCAGATGGTGGCATGCCGTCAACGAGCGGATTCTCCGCCGGTAGGTTCCAGGTTATGGATGAAGCCAGTGACTTCAACAACGATAGTGATGGCTACGAGCGATACTCCGAGGCGGATCTCGAGGGTGAAGATCACGATCTCCGGTTAGCGAGCGGCTGGAAtcgtacggaacggaacggtgatTTCTTTATCACCTCCCGGATACTAGGTAAGTTGGTGATGGTTCCCCTGCCCCACCAAACGGATCGCAAACCCGTCACTAGTGTAAGCTTTGACCTAGAATGGCGTTTACAGAAACTGCAGCGACGCCTGCGGGCACGGGCCCGACCGTCGGCCATGGTACCGCCAGCTCGGTCAGTCCTCCGCCGACGTACGCCCAGAGCAATGCTCAGTACCTTGCGACCCATACCAACAGCACGGTCGTCACGTGTGCACCTTCCTGCATTCCATCGAGGGCCGCTACGGCTGCAGCGCGGATTCAAACGGAAACCACTTTTCCGATCTCGCTCGGAGTAAGCTTCCTACCGACCAGCTCCCTGGGTTTCGCGACCGCaccctcctcatcatcacagCCGACACCATTaacaccgaccagcagcagtgcgatcGCTTCCTTATacaatcaaccatcatcaatcaacgaGCCGAACCCTGAGCATTCGGATAATTTTACCGGTGTTGCGGTGGTTTGTAATACGACTTCTAGTATACTCGATACGCCAGCGGTTGTTTGGAGTGatacgacgaggacgagcgaTCGTCCGTGGCAAGCTTTCAGTAACAGTTCCGATGAGACGTCCACGCCAATGCCACCAATGCCATCGTGCATCGCTGTGACGACGGTTGCTTCGACTACCATCAACTCCTTGGATCTGAATCAACTACAAGAGATCGACAGTTACCTGCTTGCTTATGGGCGCATCAATGCGACCGAAAGTGGACCGTAAGTATCTTAGAGAAGCGCCGGTGatagaaggagagagcgacaCCCATCGAGaatgattttcttcttctttccatttccctaGCTCGCCGGGAAGTAGCCAGGAAACGATCGGTTCCAATCGGACATCACTGACTCAGCTTACCCTGTCCGCTTCCACATCCGCCCGTAGCTCCTGCCTCTGTCACTACGGCAACCGTTCTTTCCATCAACTTCAAAGTGCCAGCACCAACGCTTCCAGTTCTTCCTCCGCCGCTCCCTCCCACGAGATGGTCCGTAAAAATTGTCCCCTTTGCCGAGGGCATGCCCGTTCGCAACCACTAGTGACCACACACCAGTCTCAGCCCGTTGCTACCTTAACTCGAACCGCAGCCTACTGTTCAATCTGCAGTGGACGTATCATGCTGGTGCCCGGTACTACCGTTTCGCAGCAGCACGTGCGCTTAGTACAGCAACCGGATCAAAGTAGGACCGAACCGTCGCTAGGACCCACGCCACCGGTTCAGGTGTGCACTTGCTTCGGCCGGTATCCATCGCAGGGTAACATCACACGAACGACATCCTCCGTTGGAACGTTGCTTGCAACGCGCACCTACTCGATGGATCGGCTAGACGATGGTGACTTCACCGGGACCGGCTACAGCAGCGAACGGCGCAGTGCTGTCCGCAGTTCCAGTGGTGCCGTATCCCGATTCGATGGTTACTCTAGcacgttgcagcagcatcgatccACACAGGCTCACGAGCGGCGACGGCATGAGGTGTGAAGGTGTCCATTAGTCAACACCATAATTTAATCGCTTAAAGTGTAACCTTTAAAGTATCATAAACCGAGAATAAAAGAACTCGCAGAGACGGGTTGTGTAGCGTATTtgtatttttgattttcgcaCTAAATCCATTAACCGTAAATaacaaaaatggtaaaatagTAATTCATCTGGTACGATCCGTTCCTAAACGTTTGTCTAGCCGGTTTCTCTATccttgtggtttttgtttgctaaacTAGCGATCCTTTTGCTTGTATATTTTCAACTATTCGCTTATTCAACTAGAAGAAGTTAGCGCGGTAGAGAGAtgaagatagagagaaagagaacaagaCATTGAAAAGCAAATAGGAGTACTATTTACAAAGGTTCTGGCTCATCTTCACTCCACCGTTCCATTCCCATTCTTGTGCTTGGTGTGTAGTTTTGTACGCATTAAAAGCGCATCATCACCGGTCCTACTTCCTAGTTTGTCCTACGGATACTGGTTTCGATTCAATACCATTTCATGCTACTAATTCTCGGCTATCGAGAACTCTAATACACTCATCTATCTGTCGCCTTTCGCGTACTATGCCCTAGTtcaatacaaaaacaaaacatccttcttctcccatCGTCGAAAGCATGTTTTTGGTCCACGCTATGTTAAGCCTACGTATCAATCTAATATCATCCACGCACACGCTCATGGATTTGCAATCCTTTACCGCTCCGCTCAGTATGACGTGCGTAGCGAAAGTAAATAGTATCTTTGGGTCtaatcgttgttttttttcttcttattccACTAATAACCACTCCGAACTGCCCGGAACGAGGTCTGTCTTCACGCGTTCCTGGCATGGGGAGCGTGCACACTAAACTAAGATCACACTACCTGTGGTTGCCATCGGggccatcctgctgctggctaaaCTACCACAATTCGTTGGCACTGGATGCGACGATATGGTTACTGCTTCCCCTGCGATTACTTTCGTCACTAACATAGAGACCGTCACTCAGCTGTTCGGTGTCACATTTCGGCAAGGAACATTCATTATTTGATGCTCGTTTTCGACGAGTTTTTTGGCCAACCATCGCACCGCCGATTATGAAGGGACTCCACTCTGGCCACAGCGTTTCGCGTGTATGGAATGTAAGGTGTAATGGGGGATTCACGCACTAACAGCATAAGGGTATTAGGCCGTACCAAGGAGGGAATAATATACAGTACTAAAGATCTTGCTGCAGCTCCACCTCGTTACCATCCTGTGTCGTTATTGTCTCCCATTCCGTCGGATTAACGCCGCCTTGCGTCCCACAACAACGCTAGAACAGCTTCACCCGCTGGCAGTAGCAGTATTTGCGCAGATAGTCCACGTGCATACACTCGCTCTGGCTGGCGTACTCGTTCAACCGACTGATCGAGCCCGTTATCTCGAACGCATCACGGTTCAGATGGTGCCGCACGGTGGACTCGAACTTTCCACCACCGGGTTTTCCCTCGAATATCAACAGATAATCATCGTACGGTAGTTTCCCCTTCGGTTGCCGGGCCATCTTCGCTAGCGTTATCGCACCAAGCTCAAGCTTCGCACAGGCATAGTTACTCGCCGTACTATTCCGATGCTCTTCCAGATCCCGATTCACGTAATCAAACACGTACGCAAGCGCACGCCGTACCATCACCGAATGCTTATCGATGGGCTGAAAGTTAGCGCAGGTGCACCAGTGCGATTCGATGGCCGTCTCTTCACAAGATCTGTTCCACGGTATCTCATTGAAAATGCTCTGGCAATTAGGACAACTCAACGGACCGGGCAGATCCGAAATGCGCCCCGACAGCTCCAGCACATGCTTTAACGTGGCATGCAGATCGTAAGGATTCGTCAACCGATTTCGGTTGATCTTGAGTGCCTGCACGATCTCAGGATGCTCCTCACGGAACCACTCCGGCAACCAGATAAAATTAAACGGTAACCGCTCCTCTAGCCACCCCGTCAGCAGCATCCGTACCGGGCCAAACCTTAGCCCATGGTCACTGAAGAACACCACCATACTGTTATTCAGCACACCGCGCTCCTCCAGCTGATCGAGGTAGTACTTCATCCGCAGATCCATCGACGAAGGATCACTGATGTCATTGTGGCTGAACGTGTTCGTCCAGAACAACCCAAAATAAGGATCGTTCTTGTACTGCACCGCGAAATCCAGCGCGTACTGGTAGATATAGTCCGCGTAGTTCTGATACCCGAGACAGAACGTCAGCGAGTTCTTGAGCTTCTTCGAGAGATTCTTCTCCGCGGCCAGTGCCACCGGGCGGAAGTAATGGTCGGTGGGTTGCACCACGAAGCCCTGCTTGTGATAGTTGAACGTGTTGATGCTGGCCTCATCCTCAGCGTACGCCGTCGCGTACCCACTGTCCGCGAAGTACTTCCACAGGAACGGACACTCCTCGagctgaccgaccgaccggggatTGCAAATCGAGTAAGCGAGTGAGTTATTGTACCCGGTCAGTATGGCCATCAGGTTGGGGTACGTGTTATCATCTATCTGTAAtgcggagaaagagagctatTAGCGATCCAGGCCGAGATTTAGGTCTCCGAAACATACCTTATTGTATCCCTTCAGCTCAAACCAGCCGGTATTGTAGAGATGCTGCGCCGTATGGGGCATCGCACGGATCAGATTCAGTCTTGAGATGCTGTCGATGCCGATCATGAGCACGCTCAGCGGTCGCTTCTCGGCACGACCACTAAACCGCGCTATCCGCTCCTGCACACTCGGTACTGGACGCACGAGCGCGTGTGCGTTGGTGTAGATGGCCTTTTTCGATTTGCTGCCCTCCGATACACCCGCTTTACAGCGCACCAGGAACCCATGGCGGACCGTGGCCGGCAGCAGAAAGGATTGATTGAAGGCAACACATTCGCCAACCCTGTTTCGAGGCAAAGCAAAACGCGTAAGTAAAAGGAATCTCTGTGGTTTCGGGGCGTACCAACATACCAGAAGTTCTTGTCCGCCTTATCCTTCGTCCCGGACCGCTCGATGCTCTGGTAGCAACAGCGCACGTACCGCATGTAGTGTGGCATGTACGATTCCATCCGTTCCGGATGaaaccgcaccagcaccgtatCATTGTCGAAGTTCTGCTCGATCGTGGTCAGCGGTTGCTTCGGGCTACATGGTATAAACTGTTCCTTGCTGAACAGTCGCATCACATCCTTGGCCAACGGGCTCAGATCCATGA
Proteins encoded in this region:
- the LOC126578172 gene encoding uncharacterized protein LOC126578172 isoform X1 produces the protein MVYRCCSLKSTRQPFRSLSSSLALAVLRLWIVVLCCLSTSVLCFPKVFRTNEICGVYNGHRVYFELGDRGQLQATNVTVPYLPRATSAGNQTIANVCTLELVTCPSCNFKISLSYSNFPNKCSTVYNEPPCRCDYLEFTEPPFDTAEYTGRRNCGHDVVYQTQTRSVLIKFVYWSNHSHAFTLDYVAERNRETIQANPGPSPNVTDISGAHHHRLITTPHFPSYYPRDFGKEYVLSCNVEACRINVMFSDFQLAKTSTMDFYDWNGQRLCAVSGAIFRPPVVQSTGPSMIIRFYANGGSALGYRALVSFLNVASSTDRSLHPNTNCGGVVENIGGAITMMKMVNGANDSRIYDCVWLIKPPNTYAHLKTHLSLRVDTVEKLGAQSILTIIQGTTSDGTVLSMSRADGGGVSKKELVVPLTSGFYVHLRGTFGAMSRLALVYTAFSYMDCYIGSEFLCQNRKCIPIQLHCDGFDHCGDNSDEPESCVQQWAEDPMDRRWYAHTPNYYFPKMDRYPDLRTATIIFIGSSLGLIMLISALIVLLYRTGNRARQQRELHNQLQTISELLVSVIHTDSNATHGAEELDDPPNYEAPPDYDEIIKIGMDEEMGKGKRRRHSSSASGRRSRMRRSRRPSNTSLDASNPILEVQLPPETADGGMPSTSGFSAGRFQVMDEASDFNNDSDGYERYSEADLEGEDHDLRLASGWNRTERNGDFFITSRILETAATPAGTGPTVGHGTASSVSPPPTYAQSNAQYLATHTNSTVVTCAPSCIPSRAATAAARIQTETTFPISLGVSFLPTSSLGFATAPSSSSQPTPLTPTSSSAIASLYNQPSSINEPNPEHSDNFTGVAVVCNTTSSILDTPAVVWSDTTRTSDRPWQAFSNSSDETSTPMPPMPSCIAVTTVASTTINSLDLNQLQEIDSYLLAYGRINATESGPSPGSSQETIGSNRTSLTQLTLSASTSARSSCLCHYGNRSFHQLQSASTNASSSSSAAPSHEMVRKNCPLCRGHARSQPLVTTHQSQPVATLTRTAAYCSICSGRIMLVPGTTVSQQHVRLVQQPDQSRTEPSLGPTPPVQVCTCFGRYPSQGNITRTTSSVGTLLATRTYSMDRLDDGDFTGTGYSSERRSAVRSSSGAVSRFDGYSSTLQQHRSTQAHERRRHEV
- the LOC126578172 gene encoding uncharacterized protein LOC126578172 isoform X2; amino-acid sequence: MVYRCCSLKSTRQPFRSLSSSLALAVLRLWIVVLCCLSTSVLCFPKVFRTNEICGVYNGHRVYFELGDRGQLQATNVTVPYLPRATSAGNQTIANVCTLELVTCPSCNFKISLSYSNFPNKCSTVYNEPPCRCDYLEFTEPPFDTAEYTGRRNCGHDVVYQTQTRSVLIKFVYWSNHSHAFTLDYVAERNRETIQANPGPSPNVTDISGAHHHRLITTPHFPSYYPRDFGKEYVLSCNVEACRINVMFSDFQLAKTSTMDFYDWNGQRLCAVSGAIFRPPVVQSTGPSMIIRFYANGGSALGYRALVSFLNVASSTDRSLHPNTNCGGVVENIGGAITMMKMVNGANDSRIYDCVWLIKPPNTYAHLKTHLSLRVDTVEKLGAQSILTIIQGTTSDGTVLSMSRADGGGVSKKELVVPLTSGFYVHLRGTFGAMSRLALVYTAFSYMDCYIGSEFLCQNRKCIPIQLHCDGFDHCGDNSDEPESCVQQWAEDPMDRRWYAHTPNYYFPKMDRYPDLRTATIIFIGSSLGLIMLISALIVLLYRTGNRARQQRELHNQLQTISELLDSNATHGAEELDDPPNYEAPPDYDEIIKIGMDEEMGKGKRRRHSSSASGRRSRMRRSRRPSNTSLDASNPILEVQLPPETADGGMPSTSGFSAGRFQVMDEASDFNNDSDGYERYSEADLEGEDHDLRLASGWNRTERNGDFFITSRILETAATPAGTGPTVGHGTASSVSPPPTYAQSNAQYLATHTNSTVVTCAPSCIPSRAATAAARIQTETTFPISLGVSFLPTSSLGFATAPSSSSQPTPLTPTSSSAIASLYNQPSSINEPNPEHSDNFTGVAVVCNTTSSILDTPAVVWSDTTRTSDRPWQAFSNSSDETSTPMPPMPSCIAVTTVASTTINSLDLNQLQEIDSYLLAYGRINATESGPSPGSSQETIGSNRTSLTQLTLSASTSARSSCLCHYGNRSFHQLQSASTNASSSSSAAPSHEMVRKNCPLCRGHARSQPLVTTHQSQPVATLTRTAAYCSICSGRIMLVPGTTVSQQHVRLVQQPDQSRTEPSLGPTPPVQVCTCFGRYPSQGNITRTTSSVGTLLATRTYSMDRLDDGDFTGTGYSSERRSAVRSSSGAVSRFDGYSSTLQQHRSTQAHERRRHEV
- the LOC126578173 gene encoding uncharacterized protein LOC126578173 isoform X2; translation: MKSSVLQTLLEPTVGITGLGKKHLQLQQQHRSSAPTCTKNRRDGRPLLLQTADKCGRLPVIACAMVFCLTLYLYFTTTTWVETPQIIVTIPPDDADLPGPKVPKGFLVWGPGCQIMDLSPLAKDVMRLFSKEQFIPCSPKQPLTTIEQNFDNDTVLVRFHPERMESYMPHYMRYVRCCYQSIERSGTKDKADKNFWVGECVAFNQSFLLPATVRHGFLVRCKAGVSEGSKSKKAIYTNAHALVRPVPSVQERIARFSGRAEKRPLSVLMIGIDSISRLNLIRAMPHTAQHLYNTGWFELKGYNKIDDNTYPNLMAILTGYNNSLAYSICNPRSVGQLEECPFLWKYFADSGYATAYAEDEASINTFNYHKQGFVVQPTDHYFRPVALAAEKNLSKKLKNSLTFCLGYQNYADYIYQYALDFAVQYKNDPYFGLFWTNTFSHNDISDPSSMDLRMKYYLDQLEERGVLNNSMVVFFSDHGLRFGPVRMLLTGWLEERLPFNFIWLPEWFREEHPEIVQALKINRNRLTNPYDLHATLKHVLELSGRISDLPGPLSCPNCQSIFNEIPWNRSCEETAIESHWCTCANFQPIDKHSVMVRRALAYVFDYVNRDLEEHRNSTASNYACAKLELGAITLAKMARQPKGKLPYDDYLLIFEGKPGGGKFESTVRHHLNRDAFEITGSISRLNEYASQSECMHVDYLRKYCYCQRVKLF
- the LOC126578173 gene encoding uncharacterized protein LOC126578173 isoform X1; the encoded protein is MKSSVLQTLLEPTVGITGLGKKHLQLQQQHRSSAPTCTKNRRDGRPLLLQTADKCGRLPVIACAMVFCLTLYLYFTTTTWVETPQIIVTIPPDDADLPGPKDQNATKCTTTTTNHHQQDHHHQHQAAHDALMMMRADELRLASNSNQIIPRLVPQTNNNAPSRSSVAASPAATINTSTSSSRGSSGAAPVASLTAIGPGNVTLGPNSPVPKGFLVWGPGCQIMDLSPLAKDVMRLFSKEQFIPCSPKQPLTTIEQNFDNDTVLVRFHPERMESYMPHYMRYVRCCYQSIERSGTKDKADKNFWVGECVAFNQSFLLPATVRHGFLVRCKAGVSEGSKSKKAIYTNAHALVRPVPSVQERIARFSGRAEKRPLSVLMIGIDSISRLNLIRAMPHTAQHLYNTGWFELKGYNKIDDNTYPNLMAILTGYNNSLAYSICNPRSVGQLEECPFLWKYFADSGYATAYAEDEASINTFNYHKQGFVVQPTDHYFRPVALAAEKNLSKKLKNSLTFCLGYQNYADYIYQYALDFAVQYKNDPYFGLFWTNTFSHNDISDPSSMDLRMKYYLDQLEERGVLNNSMVVFFSDHGLRFGPVRMLLTGWLEERLPFNFIWLPEWFREEHPEIVQALKINRNRLTNPYDLHATLKHVLELSGRISDLPGPLSCPNCQSIFNEIPWNRSCEETAIESHWCTCANFQPIDKHSVMVRRALAYVFDYVNRDLEEHRNSTASNYACAKLELGAITLAKMARQPKGKLPYDDYLLIFEGKPGGGKFESTVRHHLNRDAFEITGSISRLNEYASQSECMHVDYLRKYCYCQRVKLF